From Antechinus flavipes isolate AdamAnt ecotype Samford, QLD, Australia chromosome 1, AdamAnt_v2, whole genome shotgun sequence:
CTAGCCTAAGAGGCTAGAGCTAAGAGCCAAGAGACTTGCATTCTAATGACTTAGGTAAATCACTCTCCACACTGGAATTCCACCTATTACAGGGGTACAGAGTGAATCCATAGCCACAAAAAAGCAACAGTTTTGTCTAAACTTCTAGGAGATACCTTACTTCAATCTATCTattcattttgatatttattaaattctcatTCTGCACAAAATTCAAGTACCAGATATGTAAAGATTCAAAAAATGACACTGGGAGGAAAGGTTTTACAAAAGAGTTGAAGCTTTGAACTGAGCCTCAAAGGAAGAGAAGTATTCTGAAAGTGGGAGCTAAGAAAGTCTATTCCAGGTAGGGGAGGAGCCTGAATAAATACACGAGGCTCCTGATCAGTCTGGGGAAGATCATGAAGCTTTATTTGGCTATAGCTTAGGATGCACTCAGGGAATAAAGGTGAAGTAAAGCCAGGTACCACTCAGCATCAATTGTCAGGGAATTCACCTGGCTGGGTTACAGCACCCTGAAAGTCCAGGACCATCAGTattctgggggaggaggtggataTAACCTAGAGGCTCCAAAGAAAGTCTCATCAGCATTGGGTGAAGGCACTAGGGGATATGTGAGGTTGACATAGAGGGTGTCCTGGTAGTTGAGGTTCACCTGGAAGCTGGCACTCAACGAGCATCTGCCCTGGAAGTGTCTTCGCAGGAGACTTGAATGGCGGCCCTGGGCAGAAAGGTTGCCAATGGTCAAGGTTGAAGCCTTGATCTCTTTAAGCTCAGGGTTCTGGGCTCTAGCCTGAATACATTTGGCCAGAGTCACCTGAACATAGATGCTATAAATACCACTGTGCTGGATTTGCAAGGAACCCTGGACCAAAGTAAGGCCATAGATAAAGGAGCGACCCAGGGATGGATCGCCTTGCCACTTCAAAGTGTTGTCCTGACGGGAAcctaggagagagaaagaaagagagggactCATAGCCACAGGAAGTCCCATTCATCTATTTATCACTACTCTTAAGTTTCATGGCAGGGGAACTTCCTGACCTTCCCTACACcacagagaaaatattattatactatcaTGTTtataactaattattaaattgGGATTCatgctttttttattaaagctttttcttttcaaaacatatgcatggataatttttcaacattgacccttgcaaaaccttttgttccaaattttccttccttccccccaccccttcccctggggggccaataatccaatatatgttaaacatgttttaaaaatatatatgttatgtattggtcatcctgccatctaggggaaggggtggaggggaaggagaggaaaaattggaacaaaaggtttggcaattgtcaatgcagtaaaattatccatgcatataatttgtaaataaaaagctattaaattttttaaataattttaaaaaataaaaatatatatgttagagtagcagccctgaagtcaggaggacctgagttcaaatctgatctcagacacttaatacttcctagctgtgtgaccctgggcaagtcacttaaccctaattgcctccgcaaaaaaaaaaaaaatatatatatatatatatgtttcatgcttttctttttataatctcttcatAAAGTCTAATTCTTACTAAAGATTGGCTGATAAATATGTGACTGATTGATAAAATTACTCTTAGCCTGCAAGGAACATGCTTTTTTAACTTTGGATAGGATCGAACCCTATGAGACCTAAATTCTATTGAGAGTACAAACAGAATCCAGTTCTTGGTAAGTCCATACTCTGGGGAAAGGAGTCTAACCTTGTAACCATCCATTGGTATAATGACCCAGCTAAAGAAGGAGAAAACCAACCAGAGTAGTCTGGATAGAGATAAATTCCCCTGTCCAGATTTCTGGAAGTGGCTAAGTATCACAATCAAGCCACATTTTCAGCAAGAAGAGCTGAAAAGTTTTAGACAACATcttcattaaatgtccaccaaTCAGGGTTGATTTTCACTTGTCAAGGAAATCCCCTTTTAGATGCCTCATTTAACAGTCTTGGGATCTCCATTGGGCATCTttggttaccaagagaaaccactAATCTTCAATTTATTGATTGTTAGCTATCCTAACTAATAAATTGGTTATTAATTACCCCAAAACTCTGTCTCTCAGAATTTCTTATTCATCATAACACaagcacatatacacatatatatctacgCATAGACAAACCTATAGATgtacacaaagagacagacatacagagaggaCAGAAAGACACATCACTCATTATTACCTGTGTGGTTGAGCAGGAGATGGGCTGTGTGAATTGCTTTGTTACTTTCTCCTTGTTTTTCCCCGTTGTTCCCTGGCTGAGAGAGGAGGACAACACAGAACAGAATAAAATCAGCTCTGATGCTCTTCCAGGCACTTCACAGTCAAAGAAGCTCATAAAGTGTTTTCCCTGAAGGCCTCAGTTTCAATCTAGGTTCGGCTATATCTGCTTATTTTTTCtgccattccttccttccctctcccttttcctctccctctccctttccttctctttttctctctccctttctctctctccctctctccttccctttctcttctccctctctttttctctctctccttctcttcctccctctctctctttctctctctctttctttctctctctc
This genomic window contains:
- the CD70 gene encoding CD70 antigen, with the protein product MKLKSSRQDNTLKWQGDPSLGRSFIYGLTLVQGSLQIQHSGIYSIYVQVTLAKCIQARAQNPELKEIKASTLTIGNLSAQGRHSSLLRRHFQGRCSLSASFQVNLNYQDTLYVNLTYPLVPSPNADETFFGASRLYPPPPPEY